The following are from one region of the Salvelinus sp. IW2-2015 unplaced genomic scaffold, ASM291031v2 Un_scaffold743, whole genome shotgun sequence genome:
- the LOC112068813 gene encoding ras association domain-containing protein 8 isoform X1, translating to MRNDDAPSMRAMELKVWVDGVQRIVCGVTELTTCQEVVIALAQAIGRTGRYTLIERWRETERHLAPHENPVVSLNMWGQYASDVQLVLQRTGPSLSERPNSDGTFRVPERGLYRQSLPPLAKLRPSANDRSLKRREPKRKSLTFTAGVKGLRDIFGKGRDAEAKQQQRALNQGRGVVSVPLSPARELVRLVQLQKDKLQLLESRLQGCEAELHGWESGDGGVCVEGQGGVGVLEEELARLEQQLRRNEVEMSEEEFWQNELQIEQESERQLREQFQELIGRVRECEARLGEYLTRIQGMEADLEQETEQSRQADEKEARAQLGKVRAELEQQVQHRVQLESSCRAVDRSLGQSSKKLQEKEQELEQLTRELRQVNLQQFIHQTGTKVTVLPAQPNDQKNKTDLQSGSLKRLGSSRLLPSDLRALQSPVSSGLNPEGIYV from the exons ATGAGGAATGACGACGCCCCTTCGATGAGAGCCATGGAGCTGAAAGTGTGGGTGGATGGAGTGCAGCGGATCGTATGTGGCGTCACAGAGCTCACCACATGCCAGGAGGTGGTCATCGCCCTAGCCCAGGCCATTG GGCGTACTGGCAGGTACACGTTGATTGAGAGATGGCGGGAGACGGAACGCCACTTGGCACCGCATGAGAACCCTGTGGTGTCCCTCAACATGTGGGGCCAGTATGCCAGCGACGTGCAGTTGGTTCTCCAGCGCACCGGCCCCTCCCTCAGTGAACGTCCCAACTCCGACGGCACATTCCGTGTGCCCGAGCGCGGCCTCTACCGCCAGAGCCTGCCTCCTTTGGCCAAGCTGCGCCCGTCGGCCAATGACCGCTCACTCAAGCGTCGGGAGCCCAAACGTAAGTCCCTCACCTTCACGGCTGGGGTCAAGGGCTTGAGGGATATTTTTGGGAAGGGCAGAGATGCCGAGGCCAAGCAGCAGCAGAGAGCACTGAACCAGGGCAGGGGGGTGGTGTCTGTGCCCCTCAGTCCAGCCCGGGAGCTGGTGCGCTTGGTCCAGCTGCAGAAGGACAAGCTCCAGCTACTGGAGAGCCGGTTGCAGGGCTGTGAGGCGGAGCTACATGGCTGGGAAAGCGGTGATGGTGGTGTGTGCGTTGAGGGTCAGGGGGGCGTCGGTGTGCTGGAGGAGGAGCTGGCGCGTCTGGAGCAGCAGCTGCGGAGGAACGAGGTGGAGATGTCCGAGGAGGAGTTCTGGCAGAACGAGCTGCAGATCGAGCAGGAGAGCGAGCGGCAGCTGAGGGAGCAGTTCCAGGAGCTGATTGGACGGGTGCGGGAGTGCGAAGCCCGGCTGGGGGAGTACCTAACCCGTATCCAGGGCATGGAGGCTGACCTAGAACAGGAGactgagcagagcaggcaggcggACGAAAAGGAGGCCCGGGCCCAGCTGGGGAAGGTTAGGGCGGAGCTGGAGCAGCAGGTTCAACACAGAGTGCAGCTGGAGAGCAGCTGCAGGGCTGTGGACCGCTCACTGGGACAGTCCAGCAAGAAACTACAG GAGAAGGAGCAGGAGTTGGAGCAGTTGACCAGGGAGCTGAGACAGGTGAACCTTCAGCAGTTCATCCATCAGACGGGCACCAAGGTCACCGTTCTACCAGCCCAGCCCAATGACCAGAAGAATAAGACAG acctccagtcaGGCTCGTTGAAACGGCTGGGCTCCTCCCGCCTCCTCCCCAGTGACCTCCGGGCTCTGCAGAGTCCAGTGTCTTCAGGCCTCAACCCTGAGGGCATCTATGTCTGA
- the LOC112068812 gene encoding zinc finger protein 558-like isoform X2: MRVINYEPDNSDNGRQYSDEDECIDNGVCENEDHNEILDESTHRCLEDLGLSTSEQQQQEGLPLQETSVLVTPVPCDEFNLDHSLNVMVIADEPSQVLTCTLPPFSHSEMANLCKDIKTDQVEKDSKQVDKKKKVVRKGDKKRVIKQVDKKKKVVRKGDKKRVIKQVDKKKKLVRKGDKKRVIKQVDKKTKVVIKVDKKQEGSPAPQNRTHTCECGKVFKKPSLLTLHMGVHTMPYHCDQCPKRYATPGALKKHQLLHTEERPFACERCDRRYRSAYDLKVHVRIHSGERRHMCTICGKRFTQQCALVRHMRMHAGEKNYLCSICGKAFLTLGELRLHTRTHTGENPHTCKHCGKGFKASCHLMVHLRSHTGERPYTCTQCPKSFTTSDALRKHVYTHTGEKPHQCSECGKTFSQRGNMVNHMRRVHKPVKILQKHSNRKTDKVS; the protein is encoded by the exons ATGAGAGTTATTAACTATGAGCCAGACAACTCTGACAATGGGAGGCAATACTCAGATGAAGATGAATGCATAGATAATGGGGTATGTGAAAATGAAGACCACAATGAAATCCTGGATGAAAGCACTCATAGATGTTTGGAGGATCTAGGACTGTCAACATCAGAGCAACAGCAACAGGAGGGTCTGCCACTGCAAGAGACCTCAGTGTTGGTTACTCCAGTACCCTGTGATG AATTTAACTTGGATCATTCTCTCAACGTAATGGTGATTGCTGACGAGCCATCCCAGGTTCTTACCTGCACTCTACCTCCATTCTCTCACAGTGAAATGGCCAACCTCTGCAAGGACATCAAGACCGACCAAGTAGAAAAGGACAGCAAGCAGGTTGACAAGAAAAAAAAGGTGGTCAGAAAGGGAGACAAAAAGAGGGTGATCAAACAGGTTGACAAGAAAAAAAAGGTGGTCAGAAAGGGAGACAAAAAGAGGGTGATCAAACAGGTTGACAAGAAAAAAAAGTTGGTCAGAAAGGGGGACAAAAAGAGGGTGATCAAACAGGTTGACAAGAAAACAAAGGTGGTCATAAAGGTTGACAAGAAACAAGAGGGATCCCCTGCACCCCAAAACAGGACTCATACATGTGAGTGTGGGAAGGTTTTCAAAAAACCATCACTGCTGACGCTACATATGGGAGTTCACACGATGCCATATCATTGTGACCAGTGTCCCAAACGATATGCTACACCTGGGGCTCTGAAAAAACACCAGTTACTTCACACAGAAGAAAGACCATTTGCATGTGAACGCTGTGACCGGAGGTACAGGAGTGCATATGATCTCAAAGTGCACGTACGCATTCACTCTGGGGAGCGCCGTCACATGTGTACTATCTGTGGTAAGAGGTTTACCCAGCAGTGTGCACTAGTGAGACACATGCGAATGCATGCTGGGGAGAAGAATTATTTATGTAGCATATGTGGTAAGGCATTCCTTACCTTAGGAGAACTGCGGCTGCATACACGAACGCACACAGGAGAAAACCCCCACACCTGTAAACATTGTGGAAAGGGTTTCAaagcatcttgccatcttatggtTCATCTGCGATCTCACACAGGCGAGCGTCCTTACACCTGCACCCAATGTCCCAAATCTTTCACTACTTCAGACGCTCTTAGAAAGCACGTATATACTCACACTGGGGAGAAACCTCACCAGTGCTCAGAGTGTGGGAAAACATTTTCTCAAAGGGGTAATATGGTAAATCATATGAGAAGAGTTCATAAACCGGTTAAGATTCTCCAAAAGCACtccaacagaaagacagacaaagtctcgtaa
- the LOC112068813 gene encoding ras association domain-containing protein 8 isoform X3: protein MWGQYASDVQLVLQRTGPSLSERPNSDGTFRVPERGLYRQSLPPLAKLRPSANDRSLKRREPKRKSLTFTAGVKGLRDIFGKGRDAEAKQQQRALNQGRGVVSVPLSPARELVRLVQLQKDKLQLLESRLQGCEAELHGWESGDGGVCVEGQGGVGVLEEELARLEQQLRRNEVEMSEEEFWQNELQIEQESERQLREQFQELIGRVRECEARLGEYLTRIQGMEADLEQETEQSRQADEKEARAQLGKVRAELEQQVQHRVQLESSCRAVDRSLGQSSKKLQEKEQELEQLTRELRQVNLQQFIHQTGTKVTVLPAQPNDQKNKTDLQSGSLKRLGSSRLLPSDLRALQSPVSSGLNPEGIYV, encoded by the exons ATGTGGGGCCAGTATGCCAGCGACGTGCAGTTGGTTCTCCAGCGCACCGGCCCCTCCCTCAGTGAACGTCCCAACTCCGACGGCACATTCCGTGTGCCCGAGCGCGGCCTCTACCGCCAGAGCCTGCCTCCTTTGGCCAAGCTGCGCCCGTCGGCCAATGACCGCTCACTCAAGCGTCGGGAGCCCAAACGTAAGTCCCTCACCTTCACGGCTGGGGTCAAGGGCTTGAGGGATATTTTTGGGAAGGGCAGAGATGCCGAGGCCAAGCAGCAGCAGAGAGCACTGAACCAGGGCAGGGGGGTGGTGTCTGTGCCCCTCAGTCCAGCCCGGGAGCTGGTGCGCTTGGTCCAGCTGCAGAAGGACAAGCTCCAGCTACTGGAGAGCCGGTTGCAGGGCTGTGAGGCGGAGCTACATGGCTGGGAAAGCGGTGATGGTGGTGTGTGCGTTGAGGGTCAGGGGGGCGTCGGTGTGCTGGAGGAGGAGCTGGCGCGTCTGGAGCAGCAGCTGCGGAGGAACGAGGTGGAGATGTCCGAGGAGGAGTTCTGGCAGAACGAGCTGCAGATCGAGCAGGAGAGCGAGCGGCAGCTGAGGGAGCAGTTCCAGGAGCTGATTGGACGGGTGCGGGAGTGCGAAGCCCGGCTGGGGGAGTACCTAACCCGTATCCAGGGCATGGAGGCTGACCTAGAACAGGAGactgagcagagcaggcaggcggACGAAAAGGAGGCCCGGGCCCAGCTGGGGAAGGTTAGGGCGGAGCTGGAGCAGCAGGTTCAACACAGAGTGCAGCTGGAGAGCAGCTGCAGGGCTGTGGACCGCTCACTGGGACAGTCCAGCAAGAAACTACAG GAGAAGGAGCAGGAGTTGGAGCAGTTGACCAGGGAGCTGAGACAGGTGAACCTTCAGCAGTTCATCCATCAGACGGGCACCAAGGTCACCGTTCTACCAGCCCAGCCCAATGACCAGAAGAATAAGACAG acctccagtcaGGCTCGTTGAAACGGCTGGGCTCCTCCCGCCTCCTCCCCAGTGACCTCCGGGCTCTGCAGAGTCCAGTGTCTTCAGGCCTCAACCCTGAGGGCATCTATGTCTGA
- the LOC112068813 gene encoding ras association domain-containing protein 8 isoform X2, whose amino-acid sequence MRNDDAPSMRAMELKVWVDGVQRIVCGVTELTTCQEVVIALAQAIGRTGRYTLIERWRETERHLAPHENPVVSLNMWGQYASDVQLVLQRTGPSLSERPNSDGTFRVPERGLYRQSLPPLAKLRPSANDRSLKRREPKRKSLTFTAGVKGLRDIFGKGRDAEAKQQQRALNQGRGVVSVPLSPARELVRLVQLQKDKLQLLESRLQGCEAELHGWESGDGGVCVEGQGGVGVLEEELARLEQQLRRNEVEMSEEEFWQNELQIEQESERQLREQFQELIGRVRECEARLGEYLTRIQGMEADLEQETEQSRQADEKEARAQLGKVRAELEQQVQHRVQLESSCRAVDRSLGQSSKKLQVAFHKRPTISLENFGPFLLTELV is encoded by the exons ATGAGGAATGACGACGCCCCTTCGATGAGAGCCATGGAGCTGAAAGTGTGGGTGGATGGAGTGCAGCGGATCGTATGTGGCGTCACAGAGCTCACCACATGCCAGGAGGTGGTCATCGCCCTAGCCCAGGCCATTG GGCGTACTGGCAGGTACACGTTGATTGAGAGATGGCGGGAGACGGAACGCCACTTGGCACCGCATGAGAACCCTGTGGTGTCCCTCAACATGTGGGGCCAGTATGCCAGCGACGTGCAGTTGGTTCTCCAGCGCACCGGCCCCTCCCTCAGTGAACGTCCCAACTCCGACGGCACATTCCGTGTGCCCGAGCGCGGCCTCTACCGCCAGAGCCTGCCTCCTTTGGCCAAGCTGCGCCCGTCGGCCAATGACCGCTCACTCAAGCGTCGGGAGCCCAAACGTAAGTCCCTCACCTTCACGGCTGGGGTCAAGGGCTTGAGGGATATTTTTGGGAAGGGCAGAGATGCCGAGGCCAAGCAGCAGCAGAGAGCACTGAACCAGGGCAGGGGGGTGGTGTCTGTGCCCCTCAGTCCAGCCCGGGAGCTGGTGCGCTTGGTCCAGCTGCAGAAGGACAAGCTCCAGCTACTGGAGAGCCGGTTGCAGGGCTGTGAGGCGGAGCTACATGGCTGGGAAAGCGGTGATGGTGGTGTGTGCGTTGAGGGTCAGGGGGGCGTCGGTGTGCTGGAGGAGGAGCTGGCGCGTCTGGAGCAGCAGCTGCGGAGGAACGAGGTGGAGATGTCCGAGGAGGAGTTCTGGCAGAACGAGCTGCAGATCGAGCAGGAGAGCGAGCGGCAGCTGAGGGAGCAGTTCCAGGAGCTGATTGGACGGGTGCGGGAGTGCGAAGCCCGGCTGGGGGAGTACCTAACCCGTATCCAGGGCATGGAGGCTGACCTAGAACAGGAGactgagcagagcaggcaggcggACGAAAAGGAGGCCCGGGCCCAGCTGGGGAAGGTTAGGGCGGAGCTGGAGCAGCAGGTTCAACACAGAGTGCAGCTGGAGAGCAGCTGCAGGGCTGTGGACCGCTCACTGGGACAGTCCAGCAAGAAACTACAG gtagccttccacaagcgtcccacaataagtttggagaattttggaccattcctcctgacagagctggtgtaa